A single Anopheles funestus chromosome 2RL, idAnoFuneDA-416_04, whole genome shotgun sequence DNA region contains:
- the LOC125763620 gene encoding uncharacterized protein LOC125763620, whose amino-acid sequence MFKYIVVLMALVAAVFAVPAPQFLYAPSSYSYSESYRQPAATVYSSAAYSPIAYTNTYAAPTAYSASYPAAYVY is encoded by the exons ATGTTCAAATAC ATCGTCGTCCTGATGGCTCTGGTTGCCGCCGTGTTCGCCGTCCCGGCGCCACAATTCCTTTACGCACCGTCGTCTTACAGCTACAGCGAAAGCTATCGTCAGCCAGCTGCCACGGTGTACTCCAGTGCCGCTTACAGCCCGATCGCTTACACCAACACGTATGCTGCTCCGACCGCGTACAGTGCTTCCTATCCGGCCGCTTATGTGTACTAA